One region of Candidatus Methylomirabilota bacterium genomic DNA includes:
- a CDS encoding ABC transporter permease, protein MKTYVLRRLLALIPVALVVATVGFVLIHLAPGDPASIIAGPDASAEDVGKIAQQLGFDQPLHVQLVRWYGRLLQGDLGRSIFLRKPVTAAILDRVEPTLLLTLAAVLIAVLIGVPAGVLSARYHNSATDQAFMMLALAGISIPNFLLGLLFVLVFGVWLGWFPVAGYSPLEDGWPATLRSLVLPAFALGLVQSALIARIARSSMLDVLREQFIVAGRAKGLGERAIVYKHALRNALVPTVTVIGISFAVLISGAVVVETVFNIPGLGRLIISAVLRRDYPVVQGVVLVIAGVYMLVNLLVDLSYLVIDPRVKYR, encoded by the coding sequence GTGAAGACGTACGTCCTCCGGCGGCTCCTGGCGCTGATCCCGGTGGCGCTGGTGGTGGCCACGGTGGGCTTCGTGCTGATCCACCTGGCGCCGGGCGATCCTGCCTCCATCATCGCCGGTCCCGACGCCTCCGCCGAGGACGTCGGGAAGATCGCCCAGCAGCTCGGTTTCGACCAGCCGCTCCATGTCCAGCTCGTGCGCTGGTACGGCCGCCTGCTCCAGGGCGACCTGGGGCGCTCGATCTTCCTCCGCAAGCCCGTGACCGCGGCCATCCTGGACCGCGTGGAGCCGACCCTGCTGCTGACGCTGGCCGCCGTGCTGATCGCCGTCCTCATCGGCGTCCCCGCCGGCGTGCTCTCCGCGCGCTACCACAACTCGGCTACCGACCAGGCGTTCATGATGCTGGCGCTGGCCGGGATCTCGATCCCGAACTTCCTCCTGGGCCTCCTGTTCGTCCTGGTCTTCGGCGTCTGGCTCGGCTGGTTCCCGGTGGCCGGCTACTCGCCGCTCGAGGACGGCTGGCCGGCCACGCTGCGCTCGCTCGTGCTGCCGGCCTTCGCGCTCGGCCTCGTCCAGTCCGCGCTCATCGCGCGCATCGCCCGCTCCAGCATGCTCGACGTGCTGCGCGAGCAGTTCATCGTCGCCGGCCGGGCCAAGGGGCTCGGTGAGCGCGCCATCGTCTACAAGCACGCGCTGCGGAACGCGCTGGTGCCCACGGTCACCGTGATCGGCATCAGCTTCGCCGTGCTGATCAGCGGCGCGGTGGTGGTGGAGACCGTCTTCAACATTCCGGGGCTCGGCCGCCTCATCATCTCGGCCGTGCTCAGGCGCGACTACCCGGTGGTGCAGGGGGTGGTGCTCGTCATCGCCGGCGTCTACATGTTGGTGAACCTCCTGGTGGACCTCTCCTACCTCGTGATCGACCCGCGGGTGAAGTACCGGTGA
- a CDS encoding ABC transporter substrate-binding protein translates to MTRRGGGAGVLVLSLALLAGAPAVAEEPRAGGVLKAAMIGEPPSLDLHWTTAVITQQITWHVYETLYTYDRNYNAIPLLVEGHTLGDRGRTYTFRLRRGVRFHNGKELTSADVVASLSRWGRMATPGKAVWRNVEGLEAKDPSTVAMYLKEPSGALLMALARPNNGAAIYPKEIVDAAGDQQISQFVGTGPYRFVEHKPDRYIKLARFKDYVARPDGPEGFGGKRTAWVDEILFIPVPDVAVRLAGVETGEYHYAQQIKQDQFERIRAMAGVAPGVIKPAGWSTAVLNHKQGLMTDRRIRQAFQAALDMEPIMAAGFGHRAFYRVDPSLMHVEQAQWYSTVGAELYNQRNPAKAQKLLKEAGYTGQPVRWITTREYEWMYKNALVAKQQLEAVGFRIDLQVVDWATLVQRRNKPELWDAFSTGITFNPEPAYNTGVQCNWPGWWCHEDKERWLDAVARETDPRKRKAMWEKVQVLFYEDVGRVKFGDYFSLEVARKELRGFRSTPELNFWNVWLAPAR, encoded by the coding sequence ATGACCAGACGGGGCGGGGGCGCCGGTGTCCTTGTGCTGAGCCTCGCGCTGCTGGCGGGCGCGCCCGCTGTCGCCGAGGAGCCGCGGGCGGGCGGCGTGCTCAAGGCCGCGATGATCGGCGAGCCCCCGTCGCTCGATCTGCACTGGACGACGGCCGTCATCACCCAGCAGATCACCTGGCACGTCTACGAGACGCTCTACACCTACGACCGGAACTACAACGCGATCCCGCTGCTGGTCGAAGGCCACACGCTGGGCGACCGGGGTCGCACGTACACGTTCAGGCTGCGCCGGGGGGTCCGCTTCCACAACGGCAAGGAGCTGACCTCGGCCGACGTGGTGGCCTCGCTGAGCCGCTGGGGTCGCATGGCGACGCCAGGCAAGGCCGTGTGGCGGAACGTCGAGGGCCTGGAGGCCAAGGATCCGTCCACGGTGGCGATGTACCTGAAGGAGCCCTCCGGCGCCCTGCTCATGGCCCTGGCGCGACCCAACAACGGCGCCGCGATCTATCCCAAGGAGATCGTGGACGCCGCCGGCGACCAGCAGATCTCGCAGTTCGTCGGCACCGGTCCCTATCGCTTCGTCGAGCACAAGCCCGACCGCTACATCAAGCTCGCCCGCTTCAAGGACTACGTCGCCCGCCCCGACGGCCCCGAAGGGTTCGGAGGCAAGCGCACGGCCTGGGTCGACGAGATCCTCTTCATTCCGGTGCCTGACGTCGCGGTGCGGCTGGCGGGGGTGGAGACCGGCGAGTACCACTACGCCCAGCAGATCAAGCAGGACCAGTTCGAGCGGATCCGGGCCATGGCGGGCGTCGCGCCCGGCGTCATCAAGCCGGCGGGCTGGTCCACCGCGGTGCTGAACCACAAGCAAGGGCTCATGACCGACAGGCGGATCCGGCAGGCCTTCCAGGCCGCGCTGGACATGGAGCCGATCATGGCGGCCGGCTTCGGCCACCGGGCCTTCTACCGCGTCGATCCGAGCCTCATGCACGTCGAGCAGGCGCAGTGGTACTCGACGGTGGGCGCCGAGCTTTACAACCAGAGGAATCCCGCCAAGGCGCAGAAGCTCCTGAAGGAGGCGGGCTACACCGGCCAGCCGGTGCGCTGGATCACGACGCGGGAGTACGAGTGGATGTACAAGAACGCGCTCGTCGCCAAGCAGCAGCTGGAGGCGGTCGGCTTTCGGATCGACCTGCAGGTCGTCGACTGGGCGACGCTCGTCCAGCGACGCAACAAGCCCGAGCTGTGGGACGCCTTCTCCACCGGGATCACCTTCAACCCGGAGCCGGCTTACAACACGGGCGTGCAGTGCAACTGGCCCGGGTGGTGGTGCCACGAGGACAAGGAGCGCTGGCTGGACGCCGTGGCGCGGGAGACCGACCCCCGGAAGCGGAAGGCGATGTGGGAGAAGGTCCAGGTTCTCTTCTACGAGGACGTCGGCCGGGTCAAGTTCGGGGACTACTTTTCGCTCGAGGTCGCACGCAAGGAGCTGCGGGGCTTCCGGTCCACGCCGGAGCTGAACTTCTGGAACGTGTGGCTCGCGCCCGCGCGCTGA
- a CDS encoding histidine phosphatase family protein translates to MDARRTLIYLFRHGEVAPAEPRRFVGHLDVPLSPLGERQCAAQAERLRDVTLTAVFTSDLARARRSGEIIAAPHGLRPDAAPALREMDMGRWDGLTAAEIAEREPRAFTDWMARIGDFAFPGGEGLGDLLARAWPAFEAMVVAHAGERIAVVAHGGTNRVLLCRALDLPMRRILAFGQDYAALTVLEHAAGRWRLRRLNELPVL, encoded by the coding sequence TCGCGCCCGCGGAGCCCCGGCGGTTCGTCGGCCACCTGGACGTTCCCCTGTCGCCGCTGGGCGAGCGGCAATGCGCGGCTCAGGCCGAGCGGCTCCGCGACGTGACGCTCACCGCCGTGTTCACCAGCGATCTGGCGCGCGCCCGGCGCAGCGGTGAGATCATCGCGGCCCCGCACGGCCTGCGGCCGGACGCGGCGCCGGCGTTGCGCGAGATGGACATGGGACGCTGGGACGGGCTCACCGCGGCCGAGATCGCGGAGCGCGAGCCCCGAGCGTTCACGGATTGGATGGCGCGCATCGGCGACTTTGCCTTTCCCGGCGGTGAGGGCCTGGGGGACCTGTTGGCGCGGGCCTGGCCGGCCTTCGAAGCGATGGTCGTCGCCCACGCGGGCGAGCGCATCGCCGTGGTGGCGCACGGCGGGACGAATCGGGTCCTGCTCTGCCGCGCGCTGGACCTTCCGATGAGGCGCATCCTGGCCTTCGGCCAGGACTACGCTGCTCTCACCGTGCTCGAGCACGCCGCGGGGCGCTGGCGCCTGCGCCGGCTGAACGAGCTGCCGGTGCTATAA
- a CDS encoding ferritin-like domain-containing protein, with translation MTDPREFVRTLADENAAFWKGRDVRLDPGAPAGRRLQQIRYRMRQGVYNELRSVELLAAWIPYTPEREIRELLASQLDDEHRHWRLLRQRLIALGEDPDAYRALPEWEALFDWLVAARARPTLERLAMFQFAGETQSCEGFETLIALARDVDPETADLYAREILPDEYRHAAIGHRGLHLLADTPERQQLARAACREMNERILAAYRAHRIRADRGD, from the coding sequence GTGACCGATCCGCGCGAGTTCGTCCGGACGCTGGCCGACGAGAACGCCGCGTTCTGGAAGGGGCGCGACGTCCGCCTCGACCCCGGGGCGCCGGCCGGGCGACGCCTCCAGCAGATCCGCTACCGCATGCGCCAGGGCGTGTACAACGAGCTGCGCTCCGTCGAGCTGCTGGCCGCGTGGATCCCCTACACGCCCGAACGGGAGATCCGGGAGCTGCTGGCCAGTCAGCTCGACGACGAGCATCGCCATTGGCGCTTGCTGCGCCAGCGGCTCATCGCGCTCGGCGAGGACCCCGACGCCTACCGCGCGCTTCCCGAGTGGGAGGCGCTCTTCGACTGGCTCGTCGCCGCCCGCGCCCGCCCCACCCTCGAGCGCCTGGCCATGTTCCAGTTCGCCGGCGAGACGCAGTCCTGCGAGGGCTTCGAGACGCTCATCGCCCTGGCTCGGGACGTCGACCCCGAGACGGCCGACCTCTACGCCAGGGAGATCCTGCCCGACGAGTACCGCCACGCCGCCATCGGCCACCGGGGCCTGCACCTGCTGGCCGACACGCCGGAACGTCAGCAGCTCGCGCGGGCGGCCTGCCGCGAGATGAACGAGCGCATCCTGGCCGCCTACCGCGCCCACCGGATCCGCGCCGACCGCGGCGACTAG
- a CDS encoding ABC transporter permease translates to MGRLTIAIPRAPAVRRRMPPALAVLLRRKIAVLGAVLMVLTTAVGLLAPVIAGNPTHMDVAARLGAPSAARWFGTDDLGRDVFSRVVYGARLSLLVGTAVVVLAFVAGVSAGLLAGYFRALDNPIMRVMDGLMAFPAIILAIALMASLGPSVTNVILAIAVVYTPRMARIVRGSVLVIRETAYVEAARALGASDASLMLSHILPNCLSPVIVQGSFVFAAAVLTEAALSFLGVGVPPYVPSWGNILSEGRLYLQQAPWLVLYPGAAIMLTILGLNLFGDGLRDLLDPKLRGLGSERPGAR, encoded by the coding sequence ATGGGCCGATTGACCATCGCGATTCCGCGGGCGCCGGCCGTGCGGCGGCGGATGCCCCCGGCGCTGGCCGTCCTGTTGCGGCGGAAGATCGCCGTGCTCGGCGCCGTGCTGATGGTCTTGACCACGGCGGTCGGCCTGCTGGCACCCGTGATCGCTGGCAACCCCACCCACATGGACGTGGCGGCGCGGCTCGGCGCGCCGAGCGCGGCCCGCTGGTTCGGCACCGACGACCTGGGCCGCGATGTCTTCAGCCGCGTCGTTTACGGCGCGCGACTCTCGCTCCTGGTCGGCACAGCCGTAGTGGTGCTGGCCTTCGTGGCCGGCGTGAGCGCAGGGCTGCTCGCCGGTTACTTCCGCGCGCTCGACAACCCGATCATGCGCGTGATGGACGGGCTCATGGCCTTCCCCGCCATCATTCTGGCCATCGCGCTGATGGCCTCGCTCGGCCCCTCCGTCACCAACGTGATCCTGGCCATCGCCGTCGTCTACACGCCCCGGATGGCCCGGATCGTGCGCGGCTCGGTGCTGGTGATCCGCGAGACCGCCTACGTCGAGGCGGCGCGCGCGCTGGGCGCCTCCGACGCGAGCCTCATGCTCAGCCACATTCTGCCCAACTGCCTCAGCCCCGTGATCGTGCAGGGGAGCTTCGTCTTCGCCGCCGCCGTGCTCACCGAGGCCGCGCTCTCGTTCCTCGGCGTCGGCGTGCCGCCCTACGTGCCGAGCTGGGGGAACATCCTGTCGGAGGGGCGCCTCTACCTGCAGCAGGCGCCCTGGCTGGTCCTTTACCCCGGCGCGGCCATCATGCTGACCATTCTCGGCTTGAACCTGTTCGGCGACGGCCTGCGCGACCTCCTGGATCCGAAGCTTCGGGGCCTCGGCTCCGAACGGCCCGGCGCCCGTTGA